AGGAAGCTTGAATCTTTGTCTTTGTATGCCAAAAGCTTTCCCGTAATCTCTATCAAATACGAGCCGAGGTCTCCCTTGTTCCAACCGGTAAAAACTTCGCTTATTTCGGAAGCGTCCATGCCGCCGTATTTCCGCATGATGTCGTACACTTCGGAAATGAGCTGCATGTCGCCGTATTCGATGCCGTTGTGCACCATCTTAACAAAATGTCCCGCTCCTCCTTTGCCGATCCAATCGCAGCACGGCTCGCCGTCTTCGGCTTTTGCCGCAATGCTTTGAAAAAGCGCTTTTACTTCGGGCCATGCCGCTTCGTTTCCGCCCGGCATAATGGACGGTCCGTTGAGAGCACCTTCTTCACCGCCCGAAACGCCCGTACCGATATAAAGCAGCCCCTTCGCCTCCGCTTCTTTTTCGCGGCGTTCGGTATCTTCGAAGTATGAGTTTCCCGCATCGATGATGATATCGCCTTTTTCCATAAGGGGAATGAGCGAGCGGATCATTGCGTCGACGGGTTCTCCCGCTTTTATCATCATGAGGACTTTTCGCGGTCTTTCAAGGGATGCGATAAAATCTTCCAAGCTGTGCGCAGGGATGATGCGTTTTCCTTTTGCCCTGCCGCTTGCAAAAGCGTCGACCCGTTCGGGAGTTCTGTTAAAGACGGCGACGGTAAAACCGTTGCGTTCCATATTCAATACGAGATTTTCACCCATTACGGCAAGACCGATGACACCGATAGATGCTTTCATACTTTCCTCCGTGTTATTGCACTGCGCATTTTATTAAGACTCTTTAATTCCGAGTCTTTTAAATTGCTCATTACTTCCTATTAATTAATAATACAATTCGCTTTCAAAGCACGTCGCGTTTTTTTGTTTTCCGACAACGGTTATCTTTTTTGTCTCATCGTCAAAAGCCGCGAACATCGTTATCGTGTTGCCTTTTTCGCTTCGTGTGAATAATTCATGAGGAAATCGGTAAATTATGAAATGTGAATGTCGTCATGTTTTGCTTCCTTGAAATTTTTACTGTTCGGCTCTCCACTTTGCCAAAAGTATATCGGGGTGATACGAAAGTTTCGCTTTGCGCAATCCTTCGATTCCCAAATCTTCTTCCCGATTTAAATAATCGAATCGTATCATCGCTTTTGCCAATTCCCTGTTAATCACCGCATAGGCGCCGTCCCGATCGTATTCGGGTACGGCCTTTTCAAAGTGGACGTCTGCAGTATATCCCGTAACGGCCGAAGCGATTGTCATGGCGACCGGCTTTCCGTCGGCATATAAAATTCCGCCTGAAAGATTCAATTCATCGAAGAGATCGAGCGCTTCTTTAATAATTTCCGATTCGATTTCTTTGTCGTAGTCGCCGTCTCCGCCGTTTGCTTTAAACCACTCGTTTTCGACCGAAAGCGCATCGGGAGCGAGTTCTTTTGAAAGGGGGCGGTACTCCGTATCGGGGTGCTTTCTCATAAACTGCGAAATGTGATTTTTCT
This Treponema socranskii subsp. buccale DNA region includes the following protein-coding sequences:
- a CDS encoding DUF2156 domain-containing protein; translation: MSTPRWHEPTPEDAEQLFLAACGEDLMSSTDSYANIILYRKKYKTQVCYCGGIVLRKYGALEAPERDIASTRTLYGFPLGKGDMRKTIDFLTKDAEQNGMPLAFPLLTDRQKLYLETKMPNRFTFTERRADSDYLYLTKSLAELPGGKYHKKKNHISQFMRKHPDTEYRPLSKELAPDALSVENEWFKANGGDGDYDKEIESEIIKEALDLFDELNLSGGILYADGKPVAMTIASAVTGYTADVHFEKAVPEYDRDGAYAVINRELAKAMIRFDYLNREEDLGIEGLRKAKLSYHPDILLAKWRAEQ
- the gnd gene encoding decarboxylating NADP(+)-dependent phosphogluconate dehydrogenase, with amino-acid sequence MKASIGVIGLAVMGENLVLNMERNGFTVAVFNRTPERVDAFASGRAKGKRIIPAHSLEDFIASLERPRKVLMMIKAGEPVDAMIRSLIPLMEKGDIIIDAGNSYFEDTERREKEAEAKGLLYIGTGVSGGEEGALNGPSIMPGGNEAAWPEVKALFQSIAAKAEDGEPCCDWIGKGGAGHFVKMVHNGIEYGDMQLISEVYDIMRKYGGMDASEISEVFTGWNKGDLGSYLIEITGKLLAYKDKDSSFLVDNILDAAGQKGTGKWTGITALNESVPLTLITESVFARCLSAEKDERIQCEKLFPSQKLHTPTAEEKSDMITSLHDALYAAKIISYAQGFELIRKTGLHRTWNLNLGNIAMLWRGGCIIRSVFLDKIKNAYARNGNLQNLIMDPYFSTILNDSHDALRKTVALAAMNGIPVPSLSAALSWFDGIRCNKLPANLLQAQRDYFGAHTYERTDKERGNFFHTDWTGHGGSTASTTYSV